TCGCACGCTCTACCCGATCATGGTGTCGGAGAAGCAGATATGCTGGATGCGCGTGCGGTTTCGTGGTCCGGGTGGCCACGCTTCATCGCCGATTCATGACACGGCGATGATTCGTGCCGCCCGCGCGATCCAGGCGTTGGATGAGCATCCTCTCCCGGTTCATATCACGCCCGCCGCATGCGCCATGTTCAGTGGGTTCGCCGAGGCTCTGCCGGAACCTGCTGCCGGGCACTTCCGGGATCTGATGGTGGCGGAAAAGGCGGACGCGGCGCTGGAGCACCTGGAGCCGTTCCGCAAAATCATCGCGCCGCTGATTCGCAATACCGCGTGCCCCACTATCATCGCGGGCGGCAGCAAGGTGAACGTGATTCCGTCGGAGGTCGTGATGGAGGTGGATGGCAGGCTGCTGCCCGGAATGACGCCGGTTGATATGACGCGAGAACTCGGGTCTCTGGTTGGTGAGCACGCCGAGATTGAGATTGTTCGGCATGACCGCGGCACGCCAGCGCCGGACATGGCGCTGTACCCGACGCTGGCCGATATCCTGTGCCGAGAGGATCCCGGCGCGGCGGCAACGCCGCTGCTGCTTGGGGGTGTGACGGACGCGCGATTCTTTGCTCAGATCGGTATCCAGACGTATGGCTTCTTACCGATGAAGTTCCCGCCGGATTTCGACTTCTGGTCCACCGTGCACGCGGCTGATGAGCGCGTACCAGCCGGCGCCATCCTGTTTGGCGCAAACGCCGTCTTTCAGGCGCTTCAGCGATTTGGAGCCGCGTCTTAGTCGGCTACTGGTCCAGGATGTCGCGTTCCGGCCGCTTCACGTCGGTCCAATGATCGTCCGGCATCCGGCCGCGGCAGATGGTGCTGTTCTTGGTCCAGCCATCGTCCAGCGATCGAACCTCGCCCGCGGCATACCGGATGGTCATACCGCAACGGCGGCGGTTCGAGGTGTTGGGCTCGGAGCCGTGGATGAGCATGTCGGCATGCAGCGAGATTTGCCCGGCTTTCAACTCAAACGGAACCGGCTTTCCGTAGTTTTCGGCGCCTTTGATTTTCTGCGGGAGGACGCTGTTCTCGTCGGCACCGCTCATATCAAACTCCACCATTCCGAGCGTATGCGTTCCCGGGATCACCTGCATGCAGCCGTTGCCCAGGTCCGAGTCATCCACTGCCAGCCACATCGTGACGGTATGCGCGGGCGTGAGCGGCCAGTACGAGGCGTCCTGATGCCACGATACCACCTTACCGTCGCCAGGCATCTTGCAGAAGTACTGCGTGCCCCACGCCACGATGTTGGGGCCGAGTAGATCCTGCACGTAGTCCAGGATGATTGGATTGTGTGCGATATCCCAGTACGGTTGGCTGAACCGCATCATGCGGCGCAATGAATAGCTATCGCCCCCATCTTTCAGTTGTTTCGCCAGCAGCCGGTCGAAGTAGTGGCGATGCTCCAGTATCTCGTCATCGGAGAATACCGGCAGGCCTTTCAGGTAGCCGTTGGCATTGTACGATGCAAGCTGCTCTTGCGTAAGGCGAAGCGGATGCTCGGCGCCGGCAGGGTGGAAGGTGAGATCACGCTCCAGATTGTCCCACGTAACCGAGTCGTCAAAGGTTCTTTGGGCCAGGTTCACCATCGAACAGTTCCTCCATGTTGGAGCAGGATGCGCTGCCGATTAGCATTCATGAGTGGTGGGCGGAAGTCCTGCAGGCGGGTCGCGGTAACTCCCGCGGCGGCCGGCCCCGTGGAGCGCCCGGAGGCGAATTCTGCCGGCACACGTCGCTCTATCTGCCGTGTAGCGCCACCACGAACCGCGCCGTTACGCTGACGGCAGCGGGCTTTGTGCGGACTGCATCCTCGTGGAGCAGTCCAATCGGGTAGCGGCTGGATGCGCCAAGCGCAGCAACCTCAATCCTGTGACGGCCCGGCGACAGTCTGCGTAGATCGATCCGAAAACCGTCGGTGGCGATGTGGGTCGCGATGCGTTTGCCATCGAGATTGACGTTGTAACCGGCCGGCGCTCTTCCGGCTACCCTCCAACGAACCAACAACCAGGGCCCGTGAACCATCTCACCGCTGGTGGGATGTTCCAGAGCGATGAGCGTGGTTGCCGGATGCGGTTCATGGTACATGCGCACCAGGGCTTTCGTAAGGTTGTAGTACTGGTAGCCCCATCCGCCACTTCCGCGATAGCCGTGAGCCGTGAGCGAGGTCGGCTCGATGTCATCGGAGAGCTCCGGCGTGTAACAGTCCTCGAACTGATCTTTGTTCGGGCCGCCTCCGCCGCCTTTCGGCTGGCCGGCGAACTCGTTCCACTGGTTGATCAGCAGAAACCGTGGACGCACCCGCATGGCGTACTGCCACTGCGTGAGATATGTGGAGCCTCCCAGCCGCCCACGCGCCTGCGGATAGGTCCAGCCTCCCGCACCAAAGTATGCCGGCGTGATGGTGAGCGCCTCCGGCATGCCCTCAAACGACGTTACGATCGGTAGCAGCGACCCGTCCATCCAACTCCAATATCCGGCCTGTGCGAGGTGGTTTGCCTGAAACTGGCTGCCCATCCAGCGTACCGTGAAGGGCGTTGAAGCCAGCGGCGGCATCGTGGCGCGGAAGGCGGGCCCGCCGCCATCGAATGGCACGATGAGCGGCTTTCCGAGGTAATGGAGCCACAGTCCGCTGTATTTGGAATTCCGCACATAGTGCGCATAGACCCAGTCCATCTCCTCGTGCAGCGCTTCTGTGGTCGTCGGCGGCCCATTATCCAGGCCGAGCAACAGCGTCACACGTGGAACGCTGACTCCCTCCTTTCGCATCGCGGCGAACACATCCAGCGTCTCGGTGGTTGAGCGGATAAGTTCATCCACGCCGGGATCACGCTCGCGCCAGTGCTTCTTACTCCACAGGTTGTTGGACCAATCGATGAGGAGATAGTCGATTCCGGCCTCCGTCAACCAGAGCGCGTGCTGCCGGATCACGCTGCGGTCAAACGAACTGTAATCTCCCAGCTCGGGTACGGCTTCGGCGGTATCCCAGCGCGCGTTGAGCGGCGTGAACCAGGGTTCCCACTCCATTCCAACCAGGTGGTTCGGATCGAGGGGCGGCCGATGGATCGTCCGGGATCGGACGCGGATCGTGATGGAGTTACTGCGCAAGGACCCAGCAGGTGCAGGCTCGCCAACGCGAAACGGGTCCATCGCCTTCATGCCCGGCCATCCAGTGATTGTGCGGCCCCACACACCTCCGCCGACCGTCGCGATCTCGGTAGCCGGCTTGCCCGAAGGCGCCACGTTTTCCGGCCAGCCGGCCGGCTGCGATGAAGAGACGCTCCATGAGCGGTCCGTAGCCAGTGACCTGGTGGCGCCACGACCGCGGATGGCCAGCCGAGCGAGCAGTCCGGCGGGTCCCGAGCCGTTGTGCGCCTCAACCGTGAGAATATTGGAGCCGGCATGCAGGACGGACGCCGGCACCGCAGCGTGCTGCACTGCATGATAGTCCGAACCGGCAGCAACTCTCCGTCCGTTGATCCACGCTTGAAAGGAATCGTCGCAGGTGATGTCGAGCTGGGCAAGTGTCGCGCGAAACTTCAGGTTGAAGCGGCGGGTGATGAATACCGTCTGGTTATCGAGGGTGACGTTCGACCATATCCAGTGCGCCGGATCGGGCGCGGTTTGCGGCGTGATCAGCGCCTCGATTTCGGCGGCGCCAACGTTCGGGAGCGGCAGTAGAAGCAGCGCTTTCCCGGCTGGGCCGGAGCGCGCCGGCGCTCCCCACTGCTTCCCGTTGACGTAGGGCCAGAGCTCGGCGCCCGGTACGGCGCGCCCGCGAGCGTCC
This DNA window, taken from Armatimonadota bacterium, encodes the following:
- a CDS encoding phytanoyl-CoA dioxygenase family protein translates to MVNLAQRTFDDSVTWDNLERDLTFHPAGAEHPLRLTQEQLASYNANGYLKGLPVFSDDEILEHRHYFDRLLAKQLKDGGDSYSLRRMMRFSQPYWDIAHNPIILDYVQDLLGPNIVAWGTQYFCKMPGDGKVVSWHQDASYWPLTPAHTVTMWLAVDDSDLGNGCMQVIPGTHTLGMVEFDMSGADENSVLPQKIKGAENYGKPVPFELKAGQISLHADMLIHGSEPNTSNRRRCGMTIRYAAGEVRSLDDGWTKNSTICRGRMPDDHWTDVKRPERDILDQ
- a CDS encoding M20/M25/M40 family metallo-hydrolase, whose protein sequence is MNTTIHQRPAELLQQLLRFNTTNPPGNEAACIGFIRDLLAEYGVPSQLIEKADGRPNLIARLTGSGSAPPLLLQGHVDVVPTAGQSWTHPPFAGELHDGMIWGRGAVDMKGGVAIMLAAFLRAKAENASLPGDVILCILCDEEAGGDNGARFLCEERRDLFAGVRFAIGEFGGFSLQVAGRTLYPIMVSEKQICWMRVRFRGPGGHASSPIHDTAMIRAARAIQALDEHPLPVHITPAACAMFSGFAEALPEPAAGHFRDLMVAEKADAALEHLEPFRKIIAPLIRNTACPTIIAGGSKVNVIPSEVVMEVDGRLLPGMTPVDMTRELGSLVGEHAEIEIVRHDRGTPAPDMALYPTLADILCREDPGAAATPLLLGGVTDARFFAQIGIQTYGFLPMKFPPDFDFWSTVHAADERVPAGAILFGANAVFQALQRFGAAS